The DNA region GCTCGGCATGGAAGGCCAGCACGTCACCGATCACCCGTTCGGCCTCCGAGGGACTGAGCCCGGTGCTGTCGACCACGTGGTCGAGCAGCTGCTGGTCGATCCGCACCAGGGAATCATGCGTCGATTTCCGCCGAGTGCCAAGTTCCTGCCCGATATCGGGCAGGAACCCGCGGAACGTTCCACCCAAGCGCGGCGAGAAGGCCGCCCGCGGCGGACGTGCGGAGCCCAGGGAGCGACTCCAGACTGGAGTGGAGGGGCGGGGTCGCCGTGAGCCTCCGGGCGTGGTCCCAGTGGAGGAGCCATCGGCGATTCGGCCCGAATTGAGGCATCCGGGTGGAGGCCGTGCTACTTTGGTGAACAGAAAGTGAACAGGAGGTGTCTCATGCACGACTCTCAGACGACCCGCTCTGAAACGCCCCGCCTTGCGATGCGGTGGGTCCAGGTGACCGACGCAGGTGGCCGTACGCGCATGGAGGCGCGGTGGATCGACCCGGCGCTCGCGCGTCCGGCTCACGCCGCCTGACCCTCCGACGCGACGAAACTCTGAGGCCGCGGCCCGCTCCTCGAGCGGGCCGCGGCCTTCGTCGTGCCCCGACCGCGGCCGGCATCGGAAGAAAGTCGGGCGGGGCGGGAATGGATCCGCCGGGAGCTCCGTTCGGTTAGTTGAGACTTCAATCAACCCGTCCAGCACCACGAGGAGACACCATGTCCGAGACCACCACCACCGCCCTGGCCGACCTCACCGGCGACTACACCATCGACGCCGCGCACAGCCGCCTCGGCTTCGTCGCCCGCCACGCGATGGTCACCAAGGTCCGCGGCGCGTTCAAGGAGTTCGAGGGCACCGCCCACATCGACACCGCGAACCCGGCCGCGTCCTCGGTCGACCTGGTCATCAAGGCCGGCAGCATCGACACCGGCGTCGCCGACCGCGACGGCCACCTGGCCTCCGGCGACTTCTTCGACGTCGAGACCTACCCCGAGCTCCGGTTCACCTCCACCGCCGTCGAGCGCGACGGCGAGGAGTGGACGATCACCGGCGACCTGACCATCAAGGACGTCACCGGCCCGGTCACCATCATCTTCGAGGAGGGCGGCTCGGCCAAGGACCCGTTCGGCAACCTGCGCGTCGGCTTCGAGGGCGACGTCACCGTCAACCGCAAGGACTGGGGCCTGACCTGGAACGCCGCCCTGGAGACCGGCGGCTTCCTGGTCTCGGAGAAGGTCAAGCTCGAGTTCGACATCTCCGCGATCCGCAACGCCTGATCGCAACCGCAACGGCCCGGCGCGACGCGCCGGGCCGTTGCCGTTTTTCGCGTGCATCCCGGGCCCGGCGGGAGCACACTCGCGCTGTGACCACCCGCACCGCACTGCCCGCCGGCCTCACCACACGCCCGCTCCACCCCGGGGACGCCCGCGCCGTCTTCGAGGTGATCGCCGACTCCGAGCGCCACGACATCGGCACCGTGGAGATCGAGGAGGCGGACATCGTCTCCGACTGGCAACGTCCCTCCCACGACCTCGCGTCGAGCTCCGTCGCGGTGCTCGACGGCGCCCGCCTGGTGGCGTTCGCCGAGCTCATCAGCACCGACCGGTACGACGCCGGCGTCCACCCGGACGCCCGGGGTCGCGGCATCGGCACCTGGTTGGCGCACTGGGTCCAGGACCTCGCCCGATCGCGGGGCGCACGGGTGATCGGGATGCCGGTCCCCGAGGACTCGCCCGGCGACCGGCTGCTGACCGGGCTCGGCTACCGGATCCGGTGGACCAGCTGGGTGCTCCGGCTCGGCGCCGGCGAGGAGGTCGCCGCACGTCCGCTGCCGGCCGGCTACCGCCTCCGGGAGGCGGTCGAAGCGGACCGGCCCCAGATCCACACCGTCCTCGAGGACGCCTTCCTGGAGTGGTCGCAACGCCCGCGGCAGAGCCTGGAGGACTTCGCGGCCGGCGTCTGGGAGCGGCCCGGCTTCGAGCCGTGGCACCTCCAGGTCGTCACCTGCACGGCACCGGCCGGCGATCAGGTGGCGGACACCGACCGGGCGGGCACCGAGCAGGTGGGCACCGAGCAGGTCGTCGGCGTCGCCTTCGCCTGGAACGTGGTCGACGGCGACGCCACCGACACCTACGTCGACCGGCTCGCGGTCGCCGCCGACCACCGGGACAGGGGGCTGGCGCAGGCCCTCCTGGTCGCCACCTTCGCCGAGGGGCGGCGGCGCGGTGCCACCACCAGCTCGCTGTCGACCGACTCCCGCACCGGCGCACTCTCGCTCTACCGGAAGGTCGGCATGCGGCCCGACTCGGTGTGGCTGCACCGGGCGATCGACCTGACCCCGTGACCCCGGGCGGCACCGCCCGGTCCGCGCAGCACGCTCCCGAGAGTGGCGGCCGCCGAATCGGTGACGCCACCCGACCCGCAACCACCCCGGTGGCCTAGGCTCGACGGCCATGGGTGAGGTCTTCGCCGGGCGCTACGAGCTGATCGACCCGATCGCGTCGGGCGGCATGGGCACCGTGTGGCGGGTCCTCGACCTCCACGACGACGAGGTCAAGGCCGCCAAGATGCTGCGCCAGACCGACGCCGCGATGCTGTTGCGGTTCGTCCGCGAGCAGTCGATGCGGATCGACCACACCCACGTGGTCACGCCCCAGTCCTGGGCCGGGGTCGACGACCGGGTGCTCTTCACGATGCCGCTGGTCCGGGGTGGGTCCGTGGCCGGGTTGATGAAGCAGCACGGCCCGCTGTCGCCGTACTGGATCGGGCATCTGGCGGACCAGACCCTGCAGGCGCTGGAGGCGGTGCACGCGGCGGGCATCGTCCACCGCGACATCAAGCCCGGCAACCTGCTGCTCGAGCCCACCGGGACGGGCGTGCCGCACCTGCGCCTCACCGACTTCGGGATCGCGGTGCCCGAGGACGAGCCGCGGCTCACCCACGTCGCGATGGTGATCGGCACGCCCGGCTACATGGCACCCGAGCAGTACGCCGGCGGCGACCCGGACCCGCGATCGGACGTCTACGCGCTCGGCATCGTGGTGCTCGAGATGCTGACCGGGAGGCGGCCGCCCGGTGAGGGAGCGCCGCCACCGATCGACCTCTCCACGATGCGCAACGGCGACGCCGGCCACGACGCCGTGGTCGACCTGATCGAGGCCGCGACCCGCTACGACGTCACCGGCCGTCCGGGCGCCGGCGAGCTGCGTCGGCACCCGGCGATGGCGCGGCTGCTGGCCCTGCCCGCCGATCCGACCGACGGGGTGCGGATCGACGACGGGTTCCCACCGATGCCGGAGCGGTCCACCGCACCCGCCCGAGGCGGCACGGCCGCCACCGCCTACCCGCCGCCCCCGCCGCCGAGCGCCGCGCCCGCCTCGATGCCCGCCCCGATGCCGCCGCCGACCGCCCCCACCCTGGTCGGGGCCGGCCCGGAGAGGCCCGGCTCGACCGGGGCGTCGGCGCGCGCGTCGTACCTGCTGCTCGGTGCGGGCGCGCTCGCCCTGCTGATCGGGATCCTGCTGCTGCTGCTCTGAAAGCCTCCGCGAGAGGTCAGTCAGAGCTCGCCGAGAGGTCAGTCAGAGCTCGCCGAGAGGTCAGTCAGGGCTCCGCGAGAGGTCAGTCAGCGGCGCCGCAGCCGGAGCGCACCGGCCACCAGGCACGCCCCGCCGACCAGCGCGAGCGCGATCCCGGCGTACCGCTGCGGACCCCACCAGGCATCGTCGTCGGTGCCGGCGGGGAGGACCGCACCGTCGGCGGCGGTAGCCGAGAAGGTCTCCGCGGCGATCAGGAACGGGGTGGCGGGGTCGTAGCCGCCGGGCGCCTCGCCGCTGTCGGGGCCGAGCACATTGGATGCGTAGGTCGGTGCGCCCGACTCGGAGCCGGTCACGGCGACGGTCAGCTCCACCGGTACCTCGACCGGATCGCCCTCGGCACCCTCGTCCGGTGGGGAGACCGCCAGTTGCACCCAGTAGTCGCCGGGCACGGGAGCACCGACCGATCCGTAGCGGTTCAGGTAGCCGACCGCGGGGGTGCCGACGGTGAGCTGCGCCGGCTCCTCGCCGTACGTCGCGGAGGCGGATCCGTCGTCGGTGCTGTTGCTCCACACGCCGCGCATCGGGTCGACGACCCGGATCTCGACGTCGGGTCCGTAGAAGGTCGCGTCCGGGTCGCCGTCGTCGTAGGCAGGCAGATCGGCGACGGCGCTGACCTGCTGCCCCCACCCCACGGGCACCCGCCACAGCTGGGTCTCGCCCTCGGCCAGCGTGGTGGCGACCTTGGTGCCCTCGGCGGTGGCGTCCAGCCCGGTGGCGTCGTCGAAGGACGCGGTGCCGGGGGTGTCGGTGGCGGCGGCATCCGTGGTCACCGGCCGATAGCTGTCGTCCACGGGTGCCGCCGGCAGGTCCGCGACGCCGGACGCGGGCGCCTCCTCGACGATCTTGAGGGCGATCGGCAGGTCCGTCTCGGCGCTGCCGTAGCCACGGTCGACCGTGATGGTCAGGGCGGAGGCGCGCAGGCACTCGTCCTGGCGGTCCTCGGGTCGTCGCCGCCGACCACGACCGAGGTCCCCATCAGTACGTCGGGGACGGCGTAGGCCCCCGACCCGGTGCCGCTGCCGCAGTCGGTGTCCGCGGTGCGCACGGAGAGTCCGATGGCATCGGACGCGGTGCCTTCGGGCGCGCCGACGACACCGACGTGCACGGTGCTGTCGGCGATCCGGCGCTGGTAGCGGAAGAAGTGCTCGTCGTTGCCCGAGCCGGTGCCGCCGAGGGTGTCGGACCAGACCCCCGGGCCGACCTCGGCCGGATTCGCGCGGTCCGTGACGCTGCCCGAGACCGGAGCGCCGCCCAGGTCGACGCCGTCGGCGGCGGCGCTGGCTGTTGCGCCGGTGGCGGCAGTGGCGCTCACCCCGAGCAGGGCAGCGCAGGTCGCCAGGGCGAGCGAACGGCCGATCCTCACGCGCTGCAGGGTAACCGGGGGACTCCCGGCGCCCGGCAGGCGGTGAGGACCGGCCGTCGTACGAGCGAGGTGCTCACTCCTCGGGGTTGGCCTGCTCCGGACCGTCGGCGAGGATGCCGTAGAGCCGGCGCCGGGCGTCGGCGAGCACCTCGACCGCAGCACGGCGCTGGGCGTCGGAGCCGCTGGTGACGATCTGCCACACGGCGCTCATCACCTGCGGGAGCTCGGCCTTGATGTCGGCCTGCTCCACGTTGCCGGGCACCTCGGGCTGACGCTCGAACGGCATCCAGACCGCGGCGAGCTCCTCGGCGTTCTCGGCGCAGTAGCGCGCACCGGAGGCCGTCAGCCGCAGCGCGCGGCGGCCGCTCTCCTCGTCGAGCTCGACCAGCCCCTCGTCCTCGAGCTGCTGGATGGTCGGGTAGACCGAGCCGGGGCTCGGCCGCCAGGCGCCGTCGCTGCGCTCGGCGATCCGCTGGATCACCTGGTAGCCGTTGGGCGACTCGTCGCGCTCACCGGCGACGCGCAGCACGTCCAGGATCGCGGATCGTACGTCGCCGCGGCGGACCCGCGGGCCACGCCCGGTCTCGGGCCGGCCGAAACCGAGCAGTCCGGCCAGCCAGGGCGGCGGACCGGCGGGGCCGCCGTACGGGCCGCCGCGGTGACCGCCGGGGCGCGGGTGCTCCCCCCAGGGTCCGTCGGTCCAGGCACCCCAGCCGCCGCGCTGGCGGCGTCGGGGCTCGGTGTCCTCGTAACGCTCGTAGGCGTTGCGGCCACGGCGTGCGCCGTAGCCCTCGTCATCGCCGCGGCGGCCGAAGCCGCCGCAGAACTCGTCGTAGTGGCGTCCCATGGTGGGACCTCCTTCGGTTCAGTGCCCCGGGTGGTCCTGGGGCTGTTGTGGATTCGGGGTGATCGCGATCCGGCGGCGGGTCCGCGGCGGGTCCGCAGCGGGTGGTGCCCGGTCGCATGGCGGAGCGTTATCTCGTCGGCATTTCGCGATATATCGTGAGCGTACGCCGGAAGTGGTGGCGACACAAGCTCGTGGTGGGTCGGGGTCGAGCGCGGCGGAGTGTGCGGCGGCGGTGTGATGCGGCTGAGCGGGGGGTTGAGCGGGAATGAGTGGGGACTTGTCAGCCGAAACCCGCGCGACACGCCGGTGTCGCCCGGCGTGTCGTGCGGGTTTCACCGGCTGACCGGTGAAACCCGCACCCCCTCAGCGCCGCAACCAGCGCCCATACGCATCGAACGAGTACTCCCGCCCCAGGAAGTCCGCAACGAGATCGGCGGCGTCCGCCTCACCACCCCGCGCCAGCACCCGGTCGCGGTAGCGGCCGGCCACCTCGGGATCGAAGAGTGCGCCGTCGGAGAACGCGCTGAACAGGTCCTTCGCGATCACCAGCGACCACATGTAGGTGTAGTAGCCCGAGCTGTAGCCGCCGAGGTGGCCGAAGCTGGCGAACATGTGGGTGCCCTCGAGGTACGGCAGCGCGGCGTACCGCCCCTGCAACTCGATCATCCGCTCGGTCAGGTCCGGCGGCGTTGCGCCGGCGGAGGTGTCGGCCGGGTCCCGGTGGAACCAGTACGACATCGCCGCGTAGAACATCTGGGTCCGCGCGTAGATCCCCTTGCCGTAGTCGTCGGCCGCCCTCATCTTCGCCACCAGCTCGGCCGGGATCGGCGCGCACGAGGCGTCCGTCGCGAAGGACTGCAGCACCTCCGCGTCCCACGCCCACTCCTCCAGCATCTGGCTCGGCGCCTCCACGAAGTCCCACTCCGTGGCGACCCCGGCGAACCGGAACCAGTCGCCGTGCCCGGCCAGCACGTGGTGCAGCAGGTGCCCGAACTCGTGGAACAGGGTGACCACGTGGTCGTGCTCCATCAGCCCGCGGGAGAAGTTGCAGACCAGCACCCCCTCCGGCGCCTGCAGCCCGGCGACGCCGTCGACCAGGGTGAACTGGGCGGCGTGCTTGTACTTCCCATCGCGGGCGTGCAGGTCCAGGTAGATGCGGCCGAGCAGCGCGCCCTCACGCTCCCCCCGCGCC from Nocardioides sambongensis includes:
- a CDS encoding serine/threonine-protein kinase — encoded protein: MGEVFAGRYELIDPIASGGMGTVWRVLDLHDDEVKAAKMLRQTDAAMLLRFVREQSMRIDHTHVVTPQSWAGVDDRVLFTMPLVRGGSVAGLMKQHGPLSPYWIGHLADQTLQALEAVHAAGIVHRDIKPGNLLLEPTGTGVPHLRLTDFGIAVPEDEPRLTHVAMVIGTPGYMAPEQYAGGDPDPRSDVYALGIVVLEMLTGRRPPGEGAPPPIDLSTMRNGDAGHDAVVDLIEAATRYDVTGRPGAGELRRHPAMARLLALPADPTDGVRIDDGFPPMPERSTAPARGGTAATAYPPPPPPSAAPASMPAPMPPPTAPTLVGAGPERPGSTGASARASYLLLGAGALALLIGILLLLL
- a CDS encoding PadR family transcriptional regulator; amino-acid sequence: MGRHYDEFCGGFGRRGDDEGYGARRGRNAYERYEDTEPRRRQRGGWGAWTDGPWGEHPRPGGHRGGPYGGPAGPPPWLAGLLGFGRPETGRGPRVRRGDVRSAILDVLRVAGERDESPNGYQVIQRIAERSDGAWRPSPGSVYPTIQQLEDEGLVELDEESGRRALRLTASGARYCAENAEELAAVWMPFERQPEVPGNVEQADIKAELPQVMSAVWQIVTSGSDAQRRAAVEVLADARRRLYGILADGPEQANPEE
- a CDS encoding YceI family protein, which gives rise to MSETTTTALADLTGDYTIDAAHSRLGFVARHAMVTKVRGAFKEFEGTAHIDTANPAASSVDLVIKAGSIDTGVADRDGHLASGDFFDVETYPELRFTSTAVERDGEEWTITGDLTIKDVTGPVTIIFEEGGSAKDPFGNLRVGFEGDVTVNRKDWGLTWNAALETGGFLVSEKVKLEFDISAIRNA
- a CDS encoding GNAT family N-acetyltransferase, translated to MTTRTALPAGLTTRPLHPGDARAVFEVIADSERHDIGTVEIEEADIVSDWQRPSHDLASSSVAVLDGARLVAFAELISTDRYDAGVHPDARGRGIGTWLAHWVQDLARSRGARVIGMPVPEDSPGDRLLTGLGYRIRWTSWVLRLGAGEEVAARPLPAGYRLREAVEADRPQIHTVLEDAFLEWSQRPRQSLEDFAAGVWERPGFEPWHLQVVTCTAPAGDQVADTDRAGTEQVGTEQVVGVAFAWNVVDGDATDTYVDRLAVAADHRDRGLAQALLVATFAEGRRRGATTSSLSTDSRTGALSLYRKVGMRPDSVWLHRAIDLTP